In Helianthus annuus cultivar XRQ/B chromosome 9, HanXRQr2.0-SUNRISE, whole genome shotgun sequence, the following are encoded in one genomic region:
- the LOC110879292 gene encoding carbonic anhydrase 2, producing MGSEIDKAIASLKKLLSEKKELATTAAAKINQIIGDIQKPDIGPAFVGPDVRIMAGFANFKANKFLANPTLYDELAKGQSPKFMVFACSDSRVCPSHVLDFQPGEAFVVRNIANMVPPFDKVKYAGVGAALEYAVLHLKVENIVVIGHSRCGGIKGLMTFPDEGPTSTDFIEDWVKICTPAKSKVKAGNASASLDDQCVSCEKEAVNVSLANLLTYPFVRTGLLNKTLAIKGGHYDFVNGKFELWGLDFNISPPISSEQ from the exons ATGGGAAGCGAAATCGACAAGGCAATTGCTTCACTCAAGAAGCTTTTAAG TGAAAAGAAGGAGTTGGCAACCACGGCTGCTGCAAAAATCAACCAGATCATAGGTGACATCCAGAAACCCGACATTGGTCCCGCATTCGTTGGCCCTGATGTTAGGATCATGGCAGGGTTCGCCAATTTCAAGGCCAATAAGTTTTT GGCAAATCCAACTTTGTACGATGAACTTGCCAAAGGCCAGAGCCCAAAG TTTATGGTTTTCGCATGCTCCGACTCTCGAGTTTGCCCGTCACATGTGTTGGATTTCCAACCCGGTGAGGCGTTTGTGGTCCGTAATATAGCCAACATGGTCCCTCCCTTTGATAAG GTTAAATATGCTGGAGTTGGAGCCGCTCTTGAGTATGCAGTTCTGCATCTCAAG GTGGAGAATATAGTTGTAATCGGGCATAGTCGTTGTGGTGGAATCAAGGGTCTGATGACTTTCCCAGATGAAGGACCGACATCAAC TGATTTCATTGAGGACTGGGTCAAAATTTGCACACCTGCTAAGTCAAAGGTGAAAGCTGGGAATGCAAGTGCATCGCTTGATGATCAATGCGTATCATGCGAAAAG GAGGCTGTGAATGTATCGCTTGCAAACCTGTTGACTTACCCGTTTGTAAGGACTGGACTGCTGAACAAAACACTGGCAATCAAGGGTGGGCATTATGACTTTGTTAATGGGAAATTTGAGTTGTGGGGACTTGATTTCAACATTTCTCCACCTATCTCATCTGAGCAGTGA
- the LOC110876640 gene encoding uncharacterized protein LOC110876640: MVMRIRFFFHGYINSRRASNNIPGLLINGVWTAKPSLVKKEIIGFFNLAFKKKKFYNRPYLTCHNIKRLSEENAASLITPFKNEEIKKAVFECGADKALGPDGFNFNFIKSKGSVAKGCSSSFITLIPKNKDPVGMKDYRPINLIGVISKTISMVLANRLKKVIGSIISENQTAFLRGRQGDPLSPFLFLLVMEAQSSIFCKAGLEGFFKGIQTPNNGLVISHLFYVDDALILRDWDRGNFSNVARCLRIFYVCSGLKINLHKTNLYGLGVDNCDIKDTANVIACNVDNIPLSYLGIMVGPSMNRIKNWESIVEIFDKTLSVWKAKTLSIGGRLTLINSVLESIPIY; encoded by the exons ATGGTGATGAGAATTCGGTTTTTTTTTCACGGGTACATTAATAGTAGACGGGCTTCAAACAATATTCCTGGCCTATTGATTAATGGTGTTTGGACGGCTAAACCTTCCTTAGTCAAAAAAGAGATTATTGGTTTCTTCAATTTGgcatttaagaaaaaaaaattctaTAACAGACCATATCTAACTTGCCATAATATTAAAAGACTTTCGGAGGAGAACGCGGCGTCTCTAATAACCCCTTTTAAGAACGAGGAGATAAAGAAAGCTGTGTTCGAGTGCGGGGCCGACAAAGCTCTTGGGCCAGACGGTTTCAATTTCAACTTCATAAAAAG CAAAGGCTCTGTCGCAAAAGGATGCAGTTCATCTTTCATAACTCTTATCCCTAAAAACAAGGATCCGGTGGGAATGAAAGATTATCGGCCGATAAATCTTATTGGGGTGATTAGTAAAACTATTTCTATGGTTCTTGCTAATCGCCTCAAAAAGGTCATTGGTTCCATAATTTCAGAAAACCAAACCGCTTTCCTTAGAGGCAG GCAAGGAGACCCGCTTTCTccgtttctgtttcttttggTTATGGAAGCCCAGTCTAGCATTTTTTGCAAAGCAGGGCTTGAAGGGTTTTTCAAAGGCATTCAAACTCCTAATAATGGGCTGGTTATCTCACATCTTTTTTATGTTGATGACGCTCTCATTTTGAGGGATTGGGATAGGGGTAATTTCTCGAATGTGGCTAGATGTCTTAGAATTTTTTACGTATGCTCGGGCCTTAAAATAAACCTTCACAAAACTAACTTATATGGGTTGGGTGTGGATAACTGTGATATTAAAGATACGGCTAATGTGATTGCGTGTAACGTTGATAACATCCCGCTTTCTTACTTGGGTATCATGGTGGGGCCCAGTATGAATAGAATCAAAAATTGGGAGTCAATTGTTGAGATTTTCGATAAAACGTTATCGGTTTGGAAAGCTAAAACTTTATCTATAGGGGGGAGACTTACATTGATTAATTCGGTTTTAGAGAGTATTCCTATTTACTAA